A single region of the Solwaraspora sp. WMMD406 genome encodes:
- the nuoK gene encoding NADH-quinone oxidoreductase subunit NuoK, translating to MTPDNYLILSAVLFTIGAVGVLIRRNAIVLFMCIELMLNSANLALVTFSRINGDLNGQIIAFFVMVVAAAEVVVGLAIIMTIFRTRRSASVDDANLLKY from the coding sequence ATGACTCCGGACAACTACCTGATCCTTTCGGCGGTGCTGTTCACCATCGGCGCCGTCGGGGTGTTGATCCGCCGCAACGCGATCGTGCTGTTCATGTGCATCGAGTTGATGCTCAACTCGGCGAATCTGGCGCTGGTGACCTTCAGCCGGATCAACGGCGACCTCAACGGTCAGATCATCGCCTTCTTCGTGATGGTGGTGGCGGCAGCCGAGGTGGTCGTGGGGCTCGCCATCATCATGACCATCTTCCGGACTCGACGCTCGGCGAGCGTCGACGACGCCAACCTGCTCAAGTACTAA
- the nuoL gene encoding NADH-quinone oxidoreductase subunit L, with the protein MEETVEYAQATGLLSSVWLLVAIPLSSAAILLLLGRRADKWGHWLGVASVGAIFVLGVSYFFSLRGLENRAVELSLWEFIEVGGLSVDFGLLFDPLSAVFVLLITGVGFLIHVYAVEYMSHDPGRRRFFAYFNLFVAAMLVLVLGNNYVMLFLGWEGVGLASYLLISFWYHLPAAATAGKKAFLMNRVGDAGLVLAIFLMFATLGTTQFDAVFTGAGALASGTILAMGLLLLLGATGKSGQFPLQAWLPDAMEGPTPVSALIHAATMVTAGVYLIARSNPIFSANPTLQTVVVSVGALTLLIGAIIGCAKDDIKRVLAWSTVSQIGYMFLGVGLGGGAYALAIVHLLAHGFFKAGLFLGAGSVMHGMKDQTDIRRFGALWRHMKITWVTFGLAWLAIIGIWPLSGYFSKEPIIAAAFEREDWTAWLFGGAALLGAGLTAFYMTRLFVLTFHGPKRWTSDIDHPHDPPPLMWVPLVLLAVGSVAAGALMATAVPEWLTPVLGTEEGHHEAVLSHLTVTILATVITVLGAVLGIVLFRNGTAEQEQPAGVLVTAARRNLYTDAVNRAVFERPGIFLTRALVFLDNRGVDGLVNGLAAVVGGSSGRLRRLQTGFVRSYAMSVLAGAFVVVAAFLALQMGWLA; encoded by the coding sequence GTGGAAGAGACTGTGGAGTACGCCCAGGCCACGGGGCTGCTGAGTAGCGTGTGGCTGCTGGTGGCCATACCGCTGTCCAGCGCGGCGATCCTGCTGCTGCTCGGTCGGCGGGCCGACAAGTGGGGCCACTGGCTGGGGGTGGCCAGTGTCGGGGCGATCTTCGTCCTCGGCGTGAGCTACTTCTTCAGCCTGCGTGGCCTGGAAAACCGGGCGGTCGAGCTCAGCCTGTGGGAGTTCATCGAGGTCGGCGGCTTGTCGGTGGACTTCGGTCTGCTGTTCGATCCGCTGTCGGCGGTCTTCGTGCTGCTGATCACCGGCGTGGGTTTCCTGATCCACGTGTACGCGGTCGAGTACATGTCGCACGACCCGGGGCGACGGCGCTTCTTCGCGTACTTCAACCTGTTCGTCGCCGCGATGCTGGTGCTGGTGCTGGGCAACAACTACGTGATGCTCTTCCTCGGCTGGGAGGGCGTCGGCCTGGCGTCGTACCTGCTGATCTCCTTTTGGTATCACCTGCCGGCGGCGGCGACCGCCGGTAAGAAGGCGTTCCTGATGAACCGGGTCGGCGACGCCGGCCTGGTGCTGGCGATCTTTCTGATGTTCGCCACCCTCGGCACCACCCAGTTCGACGCGGTCTTCACCGGGGCCGGGGCGCTGGCCTCGGGCACCATCCTGGCGATGGGCCTGCTGCTGCTGCTCGGCGCGACCGGCAAGTCCGGCCAGTTCCCGCTGCAGGCCTGGTTGCCGGACGCGATGGAGGGTCCGACCCCGGTGTCGGCGCTGATCCACGCCGCGACGATGGTCACCGCCGGCGTCTATCTGATCGCCCGGTCCAACCCGATCTTCTCGGCGAACCCGACGCTGCAGACCGTCGTGGTCAGTGTCGGCGCGCTCACCCTGCTGATCGGGGCGATCATCGGCTGCGCCAAGGACGACATCAAGCGGGTGCTGGCCTGGTCGACGGTTTCCCAGATCGGCTACATGTTCCTCGGCGTCGGGCTGGGCGGCGGCGCGTACGCGCTGGCGATCGTGCACCTGCTGGCGCACGGCTTCTTCAAGGCCGGCCTGTTCCTCGGGGCCGGTTCGGTGATGCACGGTATGAAGGACCAGACCGACATCCGGCGCTTCGGCGCCCTGTGGCGGCACATGAAGATCACCTGGGTGACCTTCGGGCTGGCCTGGCTGGCGATCATCGGCATCTGGCCGTTGTCCGGCTACTTCTCCAAGGAGCCGATCATCGCGGCGGCCTTCGAACGGGAAGACTGGACCGCCTGGCTGTTCGGTGGGGCCGCGCTGCTCGGTGCCGGACTGACCGCCTTCTACATGACCCGGCTGTTCGTGCTGACCTTCCACGGCCCGAAGCGGTGGACCTCCGACATCGACCACCCGCACGACCCGCCGCCGCTGATGTGGGTGCCGCTGGTCCTGCTGGCGGTCGGCTCGGTCGCGGCCGGCGCGCTGATGGCGACGGCGGTGCCCGAGTGGCTGACCCCGGTGCTGGGCACCGAGGAAGGCCACCACGAAGCAGTGTTGTCGCACCTGACGGTCACCATCCTGGCGACGGTGATCACCGTACTCGGCGCGGTGCTCGGCATCGTGCTGTTCCGTAACGGGACCGCCGAGCAGGAGCAGCCGGCCGGGGTGCTGGTCACCGCCGCCCGGCGCAACCTCTACACCGACGCGGTCAACCGGGCGGTCTTCGAACGCCCCGGCATCTTCCTCACCCGGGCCCTGGTCTTCCTCGACAACCGGGGAGTCGACGGCCTGGTCAACGGCTTGGCCGCAGTGGTGGGTGGCAGCTCGGGTCGGCTGCGCCGGCTGCAGACCGGCTTCGTGCGCTCGTACGCGATGTCCGTGCTCGCCGGTGCCTTCGTGGTGGTCGCGGCGTTCCTCGCCCTGCAGATGGGATGGCTGGCGTGA
- a CDS encoding NADH-quinone oxidoreductase subunit M — translation MNDFPFLSVLTAAPLVGALVVAFVPRRQGELAKWLALGWSVAVAVLAFVMWFAFSADGERFQFRESYPWIPNWGVNFTFAADGIALVMLMLIAVLVPLVILASWHDAEASKRSVPVYFALLLMLQGTMIGVFAAADIFLFYVFFEVMLVPMYFLIGSYGGHQRQYAAVKFFLYSLVGGLFMLAAVIGLWVVGGQTFDWQALSQIDMSTGVERWIFLGFFVAFAIKAPFFPFHTWLPDAGGAAPAGSAALLVGVMDKVGTFGILRYCLGLFPEASQWFAPWALALAVIGIIYAALLAVGQKDLKRLVAYTSISHFGFIGVGIFAFTTQAGTGAVLYMVNHGLATGLLFLVVGMFVARRGSALISDFGGAGKLVPVLAGVFFFAGLASLALPGTAPFISEFLVLIGTFSVNKPVAVIATLGIILAAAYVLWMVQRTTQGTLNPALATVDGMKRDITLREKVVVAPLIALILLFGFYPKPLTDVINPAIQATLSDDVGTSDPAPTVGVIQEAAR, via the coding sequence GTGAACGACTTTCCGTTCCTCTCGGTGCTGACGGCGGCGCCGCTGGTCGGTGCCCTCGTGGTGGCGTTCGTCCCGCGCCGCCAGGGGGAGCTCGCGAAGTGGCTGGCGCTCGGCTGGTCGGTCGCGGTGGCGGTGCTCGCCTTCGTGATGTGGTTCGCGTTCTCCGCCGATGGCGAGCGGTTCCAGTTCCGTGAGTCGTACCCGTGGATTCCCAACTGGGGAGTCAACTTCACCTTCGCCGCCGACGGCATCGCGCTGGTGATGCTGATGCTGATCGCGGTGCTCGTACCGCTGGTCATCCTGGCGTCCTGGCACGACGCCGAGGCCTCGAAGCGGTCGGTGCCGGTCTACTTCGCCCTGTTGCTGATGCTCCAGGGCACGATGATCGGCGTCTTCGCCGCCGCCGACATCTTCCTGTTCTACGTGTTCTTCGAGGTCATGCTGGTGCCGATGTACTTCCTGATCGGTAGCTACGGCGGACACCAGCGCCAGTACGCGGCGGTGAAGTTCTTCCTCTACTCCCTGGTCGGCGGTCTGTTCATGCTGGCCGCGGTGATCGGGCTGTGGGTGGTCGGCGGGCAGACCTTCGACTGGCAGGCGCTCAGCCAGATCGACATGTCCACCGGCGTCGAACGCTGGATCTTCCTCGGCTTCTTCGTGGCGTTCGCGATCAAGGCACCGTTCTTCCCGTTCCACACCTGGCTGCCGGACGCCGGTGGAGCCGCGCCCGCCGGCTCGGCCGCGCTGCTGGTCGGCGTGATGGACAAGGTCGGCACCTTCGGCATCCTGCGCTACTGCCTCGGGCTGTTCCCGGAGGCGTCGCAGTGGTTCGCCCCGTGGGCGCTGGCCCTGGCGGTGATCGGGATCATCTACGCGGCCCTGCTGGCGGTCGGCCAGAAGGACCTCAAGCGGCTGGTGGCGTACACGTCGATCTCGCACTTCGGGTTCATCGGCGTCGGCATCTTCGCCTTCACCACCCAGGCCGGCACCGGCGCGGTGCTCTACATGGTCAACCACGGGCTCGCCACCGGCCTGCTGTTCCTGGTCGTCGGCATGTTCGTGGCCCGGCGCGGGTCCGCGCTGATCAGCGACTTCGGTGGGGCGGGCAAGCTGGTTCCGGTGCTGGCCGGGGTCTTCTTCTTCGCCGGCCTGGCGTCGCTGGCGCTGCCCGGCACGGCCCCGTTCATCTCCGAGTTCCTGGTGCTGATCGGCACCTTCTCGGTGAACAAGCCGGTGGCGGTGATCGCCACCCTCGGCATCATCCTGGCCGCCGCGTACGTGCTCTGGATGGTGCAGCGCACCACTCAGGGCACGCTCAACCCGGCGCTGGCCACTGTCGACGGCATGAAGCGGGACATCACCCTGCGGGAGAAGGTGGTGGTCGCTCCGCTGATCGCCCTGATCCTGCTGTTCGGCTTCTATCCCAAGCCGTTGACCGACGTCATCAACCCGGCCATCCAGGCGACGTTGTCCGATGACGTCGGTACGTCCGACCCCGCCCCGACCGTGGGCGTTATTCAGGAGGCGGCCCGGTGA
- the nuoN gene encoding NADH-quinone oxidoreductase subunit NuoN, with protein MSDISFPEISYAAIAPMLILFGAAMVGVLVEAFVPRSVRNPVQLVLALASMIAALVAVVLQGGTRTVTAGEAVAVDGPTLFLQGAILVLGVMAMLLIGERSLENGGPFVAQAAIVVNSPEDRKQAQGRAGATEVYPLALFALAGMLLFVAANDLLTMFIALEAFSLPLYLLCALARRRRLLSQEAALKYFLLGAYSSAFFLFGLALTYGFTAGVDSPTGPGVDFGTIRAAVETSSASPVLLFAGIALISVGLLFKATAAPFHVWAPDVYQGAPTPITGFMAACTKVAAFGALLRVLHVAFYGASWDFTPVLGTVAVLTMLVGAIMAVTQTDIKRLLAYSSVANAGYLLVGVLSLSASGLASTMFYLVAYGFVVIAAFGVVTLVRDADGEATHLSRWAGLGRRSPLFAGVFTFILLAFAGIPLTSGFTSKFAVFGAAVDDGQIWLVIAGVVTSMILAFPYLRVVVMMWLSEPGESTPTVVIPGALTSAALMIGVLATLLLGVAPGALLDLTANAAEFVR; from the coding sequence GTGAGCGACATCTCGTTCCCCGAGATCAGCTACGCGGCGATCGCGCCGATGCTGATTCTGTTCGGCGCGGCGATGGTCGGCGTCCTCGTCGAGGCGTTCGTACCGCGTTCGGTGCGCAACCCGGTGCAGTTGGTGCTCGCCCTGGCCAGCATGATCGCCGCGCTCGTCGCGGTGGTGCTGCAGGGCGGCACCCGTACGGTGACCGCCGGCGAGGCGGTCGCCGTGGACGGGCCGACGTTGTTCCTGCAGGGGGCGATCCTGGTCCTCGGCGTGATGGCGATGCTGCTGATCGGTGAGCGTTCGCTGGAGAACGGCGGCCCGTTCGTCGCGCAGGCGGCGATCGTCGTCAACTCGCCGGAGGACCGTAAGCAGGCACAGGGCCGGGCCGGTGCCACCGAGGTCTACCCGTTGGCCCTGTTCGCGTTGGCCGGCATGCTCCTGTTCGTCGCCGCCAACGACCTGCTGACCATGTTCATCGCGCTGGAAGCGTTCTCGCTGCCGCTCTATCTGCTCTGCGCGTTGGCCCGCCGCCGGCGGCTGCTCAGCCAGGAAGCGGCGTTGAAGTACTTCCTGCTGGGCGCGTACTCCTCGGCCTTCTTCCTGTTCGGGCTGGCGCTGACCTACGGTTTCACCGCCGGGGTGGACAGCCCGACCGGCCCCGGGGTCGACTTCGGCACCATCCGGGCGGCGGTGGAGACCTCGTCGGCCAGCCCGGTGCTGCTCTTCGCCGGTATCGCGTTGATCTCGGTCGGCTTGTTGTTCAAGGCGACCGCCGCGCCGTTCCACGTCTGGGCGCCCGACGTCTACCAGGGTGCGCCGACGCCGATCACCGGCTTCATGGCGGCCTGCACCAAGGTGGCGGCGTTCGGTGCGCTGCTGCGGGTGCTGCACGTCGCGTTCTACGGCGCGTCCTGGGACTTCACCCCGGTGCTGGGCACCGTCGCGGTGCTGACCATGCTGGTCGGGGCGATCATGGCGGTCACCCAGACCGACATCAAGCGCCTGTTGGCGTACTCGTCGGTGGCCAACGCCGGCTATCTGCTCGTCGGGGTGCTGTCGTTGTCCGCCAGCGGCCTGGCCAGCACGATGTTCTACCTGGTGGCGTACGGCTTCGTGGTGATCGCCGCGTTCGGTGTGGTCACGTTGGTGCGCGACGCCGATGGGGAGGCCACTCATCTGTCCCGGTGGGCCGGTCTGGGTCGACGTTCCCCGCTGTTCGCCGGAGTCTTCACCTTCATCCTGCTCGCCTTCGCCGGCATCCCGCTGACCAGCGGGTTCACCAGCAAGTTCGCGGTGTTCGGCGCGGCCGTCGACGACGGCCAGATCTGGCTGGTGATCGCCGGGGTGGTGACCAGCATGATCCTCGCCTTCCCGTACCTGCGGGTGGTGGTGATGATGTGGCTTAGCGAGCCGGGGGAGAGCACCCCGACGGTGGTGATACCCGGGGCGCTGACCTCGGCGGCGCTGATGATCGGTGTGCTGGCTACGTTGCTGCTCGGCGTCGCTCCCGGGGCGTTGCTCGACCTGACCGCCAACGCCGCCGAATTCGTTCGATGA
- a CDS encoding polyprenyl synthetase family protein gives MVGGVVRTADGGSVASGVGSVTSIGLDIVDPRLEASVTRIMAMVESELRDSVHSADPFVTEAARHLVEAGGKRFRPLLVALGAHFGDPTAPLVVPAAVVMELTHLATLYHDDVMDEAPVRRGAPSANSRWTNSVAILVGDYLFARAADIAADLGIEAVRLQARTFARLVHGQIAETVGPRDGELPVDHYLQVISEKTGSLIATSARFGGMFGGASPAHIDALAGYGETIGVAFQLSDDLLDIASETRQSGKTPGTDLREGVPTLPVLYALDSDDGDAASRRLRDILAGGPVTDDDLHAEALGLLRESPALKRARETVRSYAEKARSQLAPLPPGPSRHALESLCDFIADRTN, from the coding sequence ATGGTTGGGGGTGTGGTGAGGACGGCTGACGGCGGCTCCGTCGCTTCTGGCGTGGGGTCGGTGACCTCGATCGGGCTCGACATCGTCGACCCGCGACTCGAGGCTTCCGTCACGCGGATCATGGCGATGGTCGAGTCCGAGCTGCGCGACAGCGTGCACAGTGCCGACCCGTTCGTGACCGAAGCCGCCCGGCATCTGGTCGAGGCCGGCGGCAAGCGGTTCCGGCCGCTACTGGTGGCTCTCGGTGCCCACTTCGGTGACCCGACGGCACCGCTGGTGGTGCCGGCCGCCGTGGTGATGGAGCTCACTCACCTGGCCACGCTCTACCACGACGACGTGATGGACGAGGCGCCGGTGCGCCGGGGCGCGCCGAGCGCCAATTCACGGTGGACCAACTCGGTCGCGATCCTGGTCGGTGACTATCTGTTCGCCCGCGCGGCGGACATCGCGGCCGATCTGGGGATCGAAGCGGTCCGGTTGCAGGCCCGTACCTTCGCGCGGCTGGTGCACGGACAGATCGCCGAGACCGTCGGGCCGCGCGACGGCGAACTGCCGGTCGATCACTACCTGCAGGTCATCAGCGAGAAGACCGGCTCGTTGATCGCCACGTCGGCGCGGTTCGGCGGGATGTTCGGTGGGGCGTCGCCGGCGCACATCGACGCGCTGGCCGGCTATGGCGAGACGATCGGGGTGGCTTTTCAGCTCTCCGACGATCTGCTCGACATCGCCTCGGAGACGCGGCAGTCGGGTAAGACACCCGGCACCGATCTGCGTGAGGGCGTGCCCACGCTGCCGGTGCTCTACGCGCTCGATTCCGACGACGGTGACGCCGCGTCGCGGCGGCTCCGTGACATCCTGGCCGGTGGTCCGGTCACCGACGACGATCTGCACGCCGAAGCGCTTGGCCTGTTGCGGGAGTCGCCGGCGCTGAAACGAGCCCGGGAGACGGTGCGCAGCTACGCCGAGAAGGCCCGGTCACAGCTCGCCCCGCTGCCGCCGGGTCCGTCCCGGCACGCGCTGGAGTCGCTCTGCGACTTCATCGCCGACCGTACCAACTGA
- a CDS encoding IclR family transcriptional regulator C-terminal domain-containing protein, with protein sequence MRDPLAEPSDLIRSVSRALRVLEAVGRASRGLTVKQIARRCELTVATTYHLVRTLAYEGYVIRREDGTYIVGLEVADRYRELVAAFRGPPAVGEALRRAAVETGYSHYLGRFVGTQVAVTASADGPRSPYLEDLVPGFDEGAHATALGKALLATLTPDQRFRYLKEFGMRPFTSATITTIEGFEADLVVGDRRGMHMEIGQYRQGVACAAVMVNLDKDMERRVALACSLPAAEMMTSARVVRAKLLAAARAISDAMNAPDQPAG encoded by the coding sequence GTGCGCGACCCCTTGGCGGAACCTTCGGATCTGATCCGGAGCGTTTCACGAGCACTTCGGGTGCTCGAAGCGGTCGGACGTGCCTCGCGCGGCCTGACCGTCAAACAGATCGCGCGACGCTGCGAGCTGACCGTGGCCACGACCTACCATCTCGTGCGCACGCTGGCCTACGAGGGCTACGTGATCCGCCGCGAGGACGGTACGTACATCGTCGGGCTGGAGGTGGCCGACCGCTACCGCGAGTTGGTGGCCGCCTTCCGTGGACCGCCAGCGGTGGGTGAGGCGTTGCGCCGCGCGGCGGTCGAGACCGGCTACAGCCACTACCTGGGACGGTTCGTCGGGACCCAGGTGGCGGTGACCGCGTCGGCGGACGGGCCGCGTTCGCCGTACCTGGAGGACCTGGTGCCCGGGTTCGACGAGGGGGCGCACGCGACCGCGCTGGGCAAGGCGTTGCTCGCCACGCTGACGCCGGATCAGCGGTTCCGCTACCTCAAGGAGTTCGGGATGCGGCCGTTCACCTCTGCGACGATCACCACGATCGAAGGCTTCGAAGCCGACCTCGTGGTGGGCGACCGGCGGGGAATGCACATGGAGATCGGCCAGTACCGCCAGGGTGTCGCCTGTGCCGCCGTCATGGTCAACCTGGACAAGGACATGGAGCGGCGGGTCGCCCTCGCGTGTTCGCTGCCGGCGGCGGAGATGATGACCTCCGCCCGGGTGGTACGGGCCAAGCTGTTGGCCGCCGCACGGGCCATCTCCGACGCCATGAACGCGCCCGATCAGCCCGCCGGCTGA
- a CDS encoding sigma-70 family RNA polymerase sigma factor, with amino-acid sequence MMRALHEEHGDALFAHALRLAGGDRQRAEDLVQETLLRAWRHPESLDPERGSVRAWLFTTARNLAIDAWRRRSVRVGEVVTDELPEPPPAVDEADRAVEAWTVAEALGRLSPSHREVLIECFYRGRSVSEAAARLGIPPGTVKSRTHYALRSLRLVLEEMGVTQ; translated from the coding sequence CTGATGCGCGCGTTGCACGAAGAGCACGGTGACGCGCTCTTCGCCCATGCGCTACGGCTGGCTGGCGGAGACCGCCAGCGAGCCGAGGACTTGGTCCAGGAGACCCTGCTTCGGGCCTGGCGACATCCCGAGTCGCTGGATCCCGAGCGAGGATCCGTACGAGCCTGGCTGTTCACGACCGCCCGGAACCTAGCGATCGACGCCTGGCGTCGCCGCAGTGTCCGGGTCGGGGAGGTCGTGACCGACGAGCTGCCCGAACCGCCGCCCGCGGTGGACGAGGCGGATCGGGCGGTGGAGGCGTGGACGGTCGCCGAGGCACTCGGCCGGCTTTCCCCGTCGCACCGCGAGGTGTTGATCGAGTGCTTCTACCGGGGGCGGTCGGTCTCTGAGGCAGCCGCCAGGCTGGGCATTCCACCTGGCACCGTCAAGTCACGTACGCATTACGCGCTGCGATCGTTGCGGCTGGTGTTGGAGGAGATGGGGGTGACCCAGTGA
- a CDS encoding zf-HC2 domain-containing protein — MRCEYAHDDGAYVLGALSPSERAAYEHHLSGCPSCRQAVAEVAVLPGLLGRLDPAGFEQISDPPPVGPRLSTLVDAAGVARRRGRRMRRWQTAGAALAAAGLAIVVGFGVGWVGAGGTPGESPGGTQLTAMQPVAAEIPIHAEVGLDALADGTEVTMRCWWERTNPNGEPVTFDLVAYDRDGAQEQVGSWAVSPGAEITFTGATRFGDGDLERLELVRQDGAAILAYQVG, encoded by the coding sequence GTGAGGTGCGAGTACGCGCACGACGACGGAGCATACGTACTGGGCGCCCTCTCGCCGTCCGAGCGGGCCGCGTACGAGCATCATCTGAGTGGCTGTCCGAGCTGCCGGCAGGCGGTCGCCGAGGTCGCCGTACTGCCTGGGCTGCTTGGCCGACTCGATCCGGCCGGTTTCGAGCAGATCAGTGACCCGCCGCCGGTCGGTCCCCGGCTGTCCACCCTGGTGGACGCCGCAGGCGTGGCACGTCGGCGAGGTCGCCGGATGCGTCGTTGGCAGACCGCGGGTGCCGCACTCGCCGCCGCCGGCCTGGCGATCGTGGTCGGCTTCGGAGTGGGTTGGGTCGGCGCGGGCGGGACACCGGGTGAGAGCCCTGGCGGAACCCAGCTCACCGCGATGCAGCCTGTCGCCGCCGAGATCCCGATCCATGCCGAAGTCGGCCTCGACGCCCTCGCCGACGGGACCGAGGTCACCATGCGGTGCTGGTGGGAACGGACCAATCCGAACGGCGAGCCGGTCACGTTCGACCTCGTCGCCTACGACCGTGACGGCGCGCAGGAACAGGTGGGCTCCTGGGCGGTCAGTCCCGGGGCCGAGATCACCTTCACCGGTGCCACCCGCTTCGGCGACGGTGATCTGGAGCGGTTGGAACTCGTCCGGCAGGACGGTGCCGCGATCCTCGCCTACCAGGTCGGCTGA
- a CDS encoding phage holin family protein — protein MGFLTSLLIRLGSTALAFWLATLLIPGITLETSSISEAIVTLLIVAVIFGVVNALLQPIIKTVGCGLYLLTLGLIALVVNGLLFLLTGYIADQLDLPFHVDGFWPAAVLGALFVGVVTWLLGLVLDRD, from the coding sequence ATGGGTTTCCTGACGAGCCTTCTCATTCGGCTGGGCAGCACCGCGTTGGCGTTCTGGCTCGCCACGCTCCTGATCCCCGGTATCACCCTCGAAACGTCGTCGATCAGTGAGGCGATCGTCACGCTGTTGATCGTCGCGGTGATCTTCGGGGTGGTGAACGCGCTGCTGCAACCGATCATCAAAACCGTCGGTTGTGGACTCTATCTGCTGACCCTGGGGCTCATCGCCCTGGTCGTGAACGGTTTGTTGTTCCTCCTCACCGGCTACATCGCCGATCAACTCGATCTGCCCTTCCATGTCGACGGATTCTGGCCGGCCGCCGTACTCGGGGCGCTCTTCGTCGGTGTGGTCACCTGGCTGCTCGGCCTCGTGCTGGACCGGGACTGA